A window of the Lactuca sativa cultivar Salinas chromosome 5, Lsat_Salinas_v11, whole genome shotgun sequence genome harbors these coding sequences:
- the LOC111898383 gene encoding berberine bridge enzyme-like 15 has translation MFQLKENHKQKMELKFFSCKLLSYLLCLSLGFFPSINSAEFFDCITSKLSSNFTSTDIVITPDDTSYSTILQSTIQNLRYSTDKTLKPLAIITPFSYYHVQSTIICSKASGLQIRIRSGGHDDEGLSYTSHDHTPFILLDMSKLRSVTVDLDDNTAWVESGATIGELYYWVSQKSNLLGFPAGECPSVGVGGHLSGGGFGTMARKYGLSADNVIDAYIVDVNGRILDRNSMGEDLFWAIRGGGGSFGVVLSWKISLVYVPPVVTVFSLSKKLDRSGTQIVNKWQYVAHNLTEDLFIHLVINLAPVSEQEQSRTLQLTINALFLGTADKLIEIVEDRFPELGLQKTDCIEMSWIESVVYFSGYLSGEGIDALRDRSLRPWPKSYSVAKSDYVKKPIPEEAFEDIWKWCLQENLLLVIEPFGGRMSEIDATETPYAHREGNLYIIQYIMRWTDDDFKASKKHVDLIREIYEKMTPFVSSNPREAYVNVRDLDLGTNGKGGCGSSYEHALEWGSKYFMGNFRRLAIVKGEVDPTNFFGHEQSIPPLVLSYSY, from the coding sequence ATGTTCCAATTAAAAGAAAACCACAAGCAAAAAATGGAGTTGAAGTTCTTTTCATGTAAACTTCTATCATATCTCCTATGTCTTTCCCTTGGTTTTTTCCCATCAATAAACTCTGCTGAGTTTTTTGATTGCATCACTAGTAAACTTTCTTCAAACTTCACATCAACAGACATTGTCATCACCCCAGACGACACTTCGTACTCCACTATCCTTCAATCCACCATCCAAAACCTTAGATATTCCACCGACAAAACCCTAAAACCATTAGCAATAATCACACCCTTTTCATATTACCATGTCCAATCCACAATCATCTGCAGCAAGGCATCTGGACTCCAAATTCGAATCAGAAGTGGAGGTCATGACGACGAAGGCCTTTCCTACACCTCGCATGATCACACCCCTTTCATCCTTCTTGACATGAGCAAACTCCGGTCAGTCACTGTTGATTTAGATGATAACACCGCATGGGTCGAATCCGGTGCAACTATTGGCGAGCTGTATTATTGGGTGTCTCAGAAGAGTAATCTTCTTGGATTCCCAGCTGGAGAGTGCCCGTCTGTAGGCGTGGGGGGGCACCTTAGTGGAGGAGGCTTCGGTACCATGGCAAGGAAATATGGATTATCTGCTGATAATGTAATAGATGCATATATTGTTGATGTTAATGGGCGGATCTTGGATAGAAACTCAATGGGTGAAGATCTATTTTGGGCGATTAGAGGTGGGGGAGGTAGTTTTGGTGTTGTACTATCTTGGAAGATCAGTCTTGTTTATGTTCCACCGGTAGTTACAGTTTTCAGTCTTTCTAAAAAGCTAGACCGAAGTGGTACTCAGATTGTTAACAAGTGGCAGTATGTTGCGCACAATCTCACCGAAGATTTGTTCATTCACCTTGTAATAAATCTTGCTCCGGTGTCTGAACAAGAACAAAGTAGAACTTTGCAATTAACAATCAACGCACTTTTCTTGGGTACAGCTGATAAGCTTATAGAAATAGTCGAGGACAGATTTCCAGAACTGGGATTACAGAAAACGGATTGCATTGAGATGAGTTGGATAGAATCAGTAGTTTACTTTTCCGGTTATTTAAGTGGAGAAGGCATTGATGCTCTAAGAGACCGGAGTTTGAGACCGTGGCCTAAAAGTTATTCCGTAGCTAAATCAGACTATGTGAAGAAACCAATTCCCGAAGAAGCATTTGAAGACATCTGGAAATGGTGTTTGCAAGAAAATTTGCTTCTAGTGATAGAGCCATTTGGTGGAAGGATGAGCGAGATAGATGCGACTGAAACCCCGTACGCACACCGGGAAGGAAATTTGTACATCATACAGTACATCATGCGATGGACCGATGATGATTTCAAGGCATCTAAAAAGCATGTTGATTTGATAAGAGAAATATATGAGAAGATGACACCATTTGTGTCCAGTAATCCAAGGGAGGCTTACGTGAACGTTAGGGATTTGGATCTTGGTACAAATGGTAAGGGTGGATGTGGTTCAAGTTACGAGCATGCATTAGAATGGGGAAGCAAGTATTTTATGGGAAATTTCAGGAGGTTGGCAATTGTGAAAGGTGAAGTTGATCCAACCAATTTCTTTGGTCATGAACAAAGCATCCCACCTCTTGTATTATCTTATTCGTATTAG